Proteins encoded in a region of the Bacillus sp. T3 genome:
- a CDS encoding DUF4097 domain-containing protein: MQEERKRILKMVEEGKLTAEEALALLTELEQSQQTMEKKQEELVNELSTVVKSEEGKKEDESYQHKFQSLKDMILDFVDSAFKKIKDVDLDFNFGQAYEISHIYQQNEAELRNIDIDIANGAVQFIPWDQSDVRVECGAKVYRGNSHDEARAHFLKEVLFKTENGTLRFAAQPKWMKVEAIIYLPQADYEKIRVRMFNGPIQCENLKVKSFKVKTANGKINVVGLEGKKLEAETANGKIKINRSRIQDLEAETLNGAIHLDGEFKRLELQSFNGNIVCQLTGSIAEEIDAKTMSGNIDLAIPTGLAVSGELKSNLGSFAVELDGIQIVSEKSEVVQKSLYFKPVVPGQHPFNLTAETKTGSISVKKSV; the protein is encoded by the coding sequence ATGCAAGAGGAAAGAAAGCGAATTTTAAAAATGGTTGAGGAAGGCAAACTGACTGCTGAGGAAGCATTGGCATTATTAACAGAGCTGGAGCAGTCTCAGCAAACAATGGAAAAAAAACAGGAGGAGCTTGTTAATGAGCTATCAACCGTAGTCAAATCCGAAGAAGGAAAGAAAGAGGATGAATCATACCAACATAAATTCCAATCATTGAAGGACATGATTCTCGATTTTGTTGATTCAGCATTTAAAAAGATTAAAGATGTTGATTTGGACTTTAATTTCGGTCAGGCTTATGAAATTTCTCATATCTATCAACAAAATGAAGCAGAGCTTCGCAACATCGATATCGATATTGCCAATGGAGCGGTGCAATTTATTCCGTGGGATCAAAGTGATGTTCGCGTTGAATGTGGTGCGAAGGTTTATCGAGGCAACTCGCACGATGAAGCTCGGGCCCATTTTCTCAAGGAAGTGCTTTTTAAAACAGAAAACGGTACATTGCGATTTGCTGCACAGCCAAAGTGGATGAAGGTAGAGGCAATTATTTATCTCCCACAGGCTGATTACGAAAAGATTCGGGTTCGAATGTTTAATGGTCCAATACAATGTGAAAACTTAAAGGTAAAATCATTTAAAGTTAAAACAGCCAATGGAAAAATTAACGTGGTTGGGCTTGAAGGAAAGAAATTAGAGGCGGAAACGGCTAACGGAAAAATAAAAATAAACAGAAGCCGAATTCAAGATCTTGAAGCCGAAACATTAAATGGTGCGATTCATTTGGATGGAGAGTTTAAACGTCTGGAATTGCAATCGTTTAATGGTAATATTGTTTGCCAATTAACTGGTTCAATTGCTGAAGAGATTGATGCAAAAACGATGTCCGGTAATATTGACTTGGCTATTCCGACAGGGCTAGCTGTTTCGGGGGAACTTAAATCGAACCTTGGAAGCTTTGCCGTTGAATTAGACGGAATTCAAATCGTTTCGGAAAAGAGTGAAGTGGTTCAAAAGAGTCTCTACTTCAAGCCGGTAGTACCTGGCCAGCATCCATTCAATCTTACTGCAGAAACCAAAACAGGATCCATTTCAGTAAAAAAGAGTGTTTAA
- a CDS encoding phage holin family protein, with translation MRWLFGILINAVLFIALAGYFNETVQLSGVGAAVTASIILSILNILVRPILIILTLPITLLTLGFFLLIINAITLSITDSIMGDQFEIHGFGMTLFVSIIMSLINVVIQKMLIDRKEEQT, from the coding sequence ATGAGATGGTTGTTTGGAATCTTGATTAATGCGGTCCTATTTATCGCACTAGCGGGCTATTTTAATGAAACAGTTCAGCTTTCGGGTGTAGGGGCTGCGGTTACTGCTAGCATCATTTTATCCATATTAAACATACTAGTTCGACCAATCTTAATTATTTTAACCCTACCCATTACACTACTAACACTAGGTTTCTTTTTATTAATTATTAATGCTATCACCTTAAGCATAACGGATTCGATAATGGGAGATCAGTTTGAAATCCACGGCTTTGGCATGACTTTGTTCGTATCAATTATTATGTCATTGATCAATGTTGTGATTCAAAAAATGCTAATTGATCGTAAGGAAGAACAAACATGA
- a CDS encoding N-acetylmuramoyl-L-alanine amidase, with amino-acid sequence MREYEFNRAVAAYAKGLLDGYQNVAVYFAHSDQADVPLQQRTNNANNLQVDIYVSIHANASRKHMEYCTRN; translated from the coding sequence ATGCGTGAATATGAATTTAACCGTGCTGTAGCTGCATATGCAAAAGGACTTCTCGATGGTTATCAGAATGTAGCAGTATATTTTGCCCACTCCGATCAAGCGGACGTACCTCTACAACAGCGGACAAATAATGCAAACAACCTTCAAGTTGATATTTACGTTTCAATCCATGCCAATGCTTCCAGGAAGCACATGGAGTACTGCACGCGGAATTGA
- a CDS encoding N-acetylmuramoyl-L-alanine amidase, whose product MQTTFKLIFTFQSMPMLPGSTWSTARGIETYVYPSRPPGALSLATKIQNQLINRTGLQNRGVKTADFHVLRETNMDAVLIECGFMTNQEEIKLLRSENYRRTCAEAIVAALADHFSLVKKPAPAPAPTQAPSPSPSTGLYKVQVGAFKQRSNADALSAQLTKDGFQNFITANSGLYKVQAGAFKEKANADEQLQKLRNKGYQPFIFRD is encoded by the coding sequence ATGCAAACAACCTTCAAGTTGATATTTACGTTTCAATCCATGCCAATGCTTCCAGGAAGCACATGGAGTACTGCACGCGGAATTGAAACCTATGTATATCCTTCACGACCACCTGGTGCCCTTTCACTCGCTACAAAAATCCAAAATCAGTTAATTAATAGAACTGGACTACAAAACCGTGGTGTAAAAACAGCAGACTTCCATGTCCTACGTGAAACAAATATGGATGCTGTCTTAATCGAATGCGGATTCATGACCAATCAGGAAGAAATTAAACTTCTCCGTTCCGAAAACTATCGTCGTACGTGTGCAGAGGCGATTGTCGCTGCACTTGCTGATCATTTCAGTCTTGTAAAAAAACCAGCACCTGCCCCAGCTCCTACACAGGCTCCATCACCCTCCCCATCCACAGGCTTATACAAGGTACAGGTCGGTGCATTTAAACAAAGGAGCAATGCAGATGCATTATCCGCACAGTTAACAAAGGACGGCTTCCAAAACTTTATCACAGCTAATAGCGGATTATATAAAGTCCAAGCTGGTGCATTCAAGGAAAAAGCGAATGCGGATGAGCAGTTACAAAAATTAAGAAATAAAGGGTACCAACCGTTCATTTTTCGCGATTAA